Genomic segment of Ewingella sp. CoE-038-23:
AAAAGTCGTCCCAGTCACACTGTGCTTCGCCGTAATACCAGGTTGGAATGCCGATCAGCAAAATATCGAATTTTTCCAAATCCTCTTTGCTGCTTTTCGCAATGTCATGTACCTCGGCAACATCTTTACCCAACTGCTTTTGGATCATTTTTGCGATGTTTTCGGTGTTACCTGTATCGGATCCAAAGAAGATTCCTACTACGGCCATAAGATTTCTAACCTCTTGTTCTCAATGAAAAGCCTGATCCTAACTATCCGTTGCGTCGGCCATTTGATTGGCGGAGTGGGGATAGCGGAAATATACCCTAGGCAATAATGCCGCAAATAATAACAAACTCATCACGCAGAGAACATGCCTCTACGCAGCTTGCAGTTAACTAACAAGTTTATCGAGCATTGCCGGCGAGCGTTATCGCCTTTGTGTGTTTTGTGTGGCTATTCGGCTCATACAAAGTGCGCACTCCCTAAGCAAAACTGAAAGAATTTCACGTTGCTCCTAAATTTTACCCACCCAGCGCCGATAGATGAAGCGAGAGGAAACTCGTCAGTACAAGCAATCGATGCCCGGAGAGGTGTTCACCATGTCCCGCGGCCTATGCCTTCCGGCGACCTGTCTTGATTCTCCGCATCCCCGTTAATACACATAAAAAGAAACAGAGCTGTTTCACGAGAGGCACATCGTGCAGTTTTTGAAAAATATTACCATCAGGACCGCAATGCTAGTCATTCTCGGTACATTTAGCGTCATGTGGGCGGGCGTGGCTATCTATACCGTAACTTCACTCAACTCTCTGACCAGAAATGCCGAGATTAACGTGGCATTAGTCAACGATCTCACCTTGATTCATAAAGGAAGCGATCAATATTTTAGAACCCAAACGCGTTTGACTCGTGCGATGTCAGCGTTACAAAACGACCCTAACCAGAAACCGGAGTTATTCGATGGTGCGAAACTGGCACTGACCAATATGACTGACGCACTGGCTGCGTTTAAAAAATCCCCGCATCCGGGACTGGATGACGCCGTGGTGCAGCAGCTGATCACCGACTGGACTAATCTGGCGGAGCAGGGCGCTACGCCGCTGTTCAACGCCGCGAGCAGCAAGAACGCCGAGGCTTATAAGCAGATTTCTACCGTCAACGTTGTGCCGTACAGCGTCAAGTTTGGCGCCTCGGTTGAGAAAGCCAACGCATTGATTGCGGAAGCATTAAAGCGCACTGAAGCCCAATCAGCCTATTTGACTCAAATGAGCAAAATCATTCTGCTGGTGGCTTTCGCGCTGGGCATGGTGATTCTGTTTATCACCGATCGCTATCTGGTGTGGGGATTAGTCAAACCGCTGAATAAAATCCGTGACCAGTTTGCGGTGATTGCGCGCGGCGACCTGACCCACAACCTGGAAGAGTTTGGTAAAAACTGCGCCGGGAAGCTGATTCCATTGCTCAACGTGATGCAAAACAGCCTGATCAACACCGTGCAAACCATTCGCAACTGCACCAATAGCATCTATCAGGGCGCTTCTGAAATTTCTGCCGGTAACAATGACCTCTCCTCGCGCACCGAGCAGCAGGCCTCGGCGCTGGAAGAGACGGCCGCCAGCATGGAGCAGCTGACCGCGACGGTGAAACACAACGCCGACAATGCTCATCACGCCAGCCAGCTGGTGGTGGAAGCCTCTGCCACGGCGCGCAAGGGCGGCACCATTGTCGCTGACGTGGTTAGCACCATGAAGGACATCTCCGGCAGCTCGAAAAAGATTGCTGAGATAACGGCGGTGATCAACAGCATTGCTTTCCAGACCAATATTTTGGCGCTGAATGCGGCGGTTGAGGCAGCGCGCGCGGGCGAGCAGGGGCGCGGTTTTGCCGTGGTTGCCAGCGAAGTGCGTAATCTAGCCCAGCGCAGCGCGCAGGCGGCGAAGGAGATTGAACAGCTGATCAGCGAGTCCGTCTCCCGCGTGGATAATGGTTCGAAATTGGTGGAGCAGGCGGGTAACACCATGGATGACGTGGTGCGCTCGATAACTCACGTCACCGACATCATGGCGGAAATTGCCTCGGCGTCGGATGAGCAGAGCAAAGGGATTAGCCAGGTGGCCGTGGCGGTGACGCAGATGGATAGCGTGACGCAGCAAAACGCCGCGCTGGTGGAAGAGGCGTCGCAGGCCGCGGTATCTCTGGAAGAGCAGGCGGCATTGCTGAACAACGCCGTGGCGACCTTCAAACTGCGCGACAGCGTGACGCGCGTGGGACAGCATCAGGTTGCATCTCAGCGCGCACCTTTACTGCGCCCGGACTTGGGGGCATCTGCCGCCAAAAGCAGTGAAAATTGGGAAACGTTTTAACTAAGGCTGGCGGGTTGCAAGCAACCTAAAATGAGCGGGTAGCCAGAACTGGCTGCCCGCTGAGGTTCAGCTTTCGTGATGATTCAGATGCGCCAATAGCATCTCTTCAATCAACTCACTACGACTGATATTGCGTTCTTCGGCAAGCTTGTTGAGCGTATCAACAGCTTCTGCATTAATTTTTAGCTCGACGCGTCGCAAACCGCTCGCTTTATCGCGACGAAGTTGATTGCGCTTATTAATCCTAAGCTGCTCATCTCGTGAAAGCGGATTTGTTTTCGGACGCCCCGGACGGCGATCATCTGCGAACAGATCAAGCGTCGTGCGATCCAGTTGTTCTTTTGCCATAGGTAGCGGTAAAACCAGGAAAGTTACATCGGAAAACGGCACGCCGTTTCTGACGATTGCCTTACATATTTCGGGCTAATCACCCAACCCAACTTCGAGACGCCCCGCACAACTTATACCCAGTTTGGGGCGGCAAAATTTTAGCGCGCAATCATACCCTAGCCGCGCCGCGATTCACAACGGTTAAAAGCCCAAATTTATAGCTAAATGATTAAGTTATGCAGGCTTTTTGCACAATTTATCCCCAGCTTATTAAACATCAAGCCTCATCGATGAAACGGTGTACAGCACGAAGCACCGCGTCAGGTTTTTCTGCATGAACCCAATGGCCGGTTCCGGCGACCACGTGGGCGCGCGCCTGAGGGAATTGGCTGGCAATGGCGTCGCGATACTTATCTTGCACATAAGGCGACAGGCCGCCGCGAATAAAGAGCGCAGGGTGGTTCCACGCGGGAATGTTTTCCCAGCCGATGATTTTCGCGTACTCGGCCATCAGCACAGGCACGTTGAAACGCCACTCGCCCTGCTGGAAGGATTTCAGCAAAAACTGAATCACGCCTTCTTCTTCTATATATTGACGCATGCACTCGGCAGCGGACTGGCGGTCGCCAGCCTTGGTGTCGCTCACGGCGTTAACCGCGGCAAAAATTTCGTCGTGGCGGCGAGTGTCATAATCCACCGGCGCGATATCAATCGCCACCAGCTTTTCAATCCGCTCGGGGGCCAGCGCGGTCATCGCCATGGCGGCTTTGCCACCCATCGAGTGGCCAATCACTAAGGCTTTTTCGAAGCCGACGTCATCCATGGTATCCAATAAGTCCTGCGCCATGGCGGCATAAGACATGTCATCCGAACGCCCCGACTGGCCATGGTTACGCATATCTACCTGCAGCACCTGATGCTGCTGTTTCAAGTCGCGCGCCAATACCCCGAGATTATCCAGCGTGCCAAACAGGCCGTGGATCAGCAAAACGGGCAGGGTTTGATTCTCGGGCTGGGCAGATTCTTGCAGACGATAATGTAATTTCATGGTGAAGTTCATGCAGATAAACAATCTCATTAGGTTATCATGAGTTGCTGAAAATTTTTAAACCGGAAAGTTTTAGTCAGATACCTGATTGGGATTTCGCGCTGCGAAGCCGTTTGCAGCAGGCGTGAGCAGAAAGCGGGGATAAATCTGCTTTTTGTGTTGCGGCCTGTTCGTTAACGCGCAGAAGTTTGTATAATCCTTTTCGAACGAATTAAGTAGAAAAAACAGTACTGGAAAAAGATGAAAACTATTGAGGTTGACGAAGAACTCTACCGTTATATTGCCAGCCATACGCAGCATATCGGTGAAAGTGCGTCGGATATTTTGCGCCGTATGCTGAAGTTTTCTGCCGGGCAGGAAGCGAAAACCCCTCCTGCCAATGCGGGCGCGCAGGTTGCTGCCGCCACTGCCGCAGAGAAAACGCCTGTCGTTGCTGCTAACACCGCGCGTGATAAAGTCCGCGCCGTGCGCGAACTGCTGCTTTCTGATGACTATGCAGAACAGACCAAGGCAGTGAACCGTTTCATGCTGATCCTGACTACATTGTACTGTCTGAATCCTAAAGAATTTGCTGCGGCGACGGACTCTCTGCACGGCCGTACGCGCACCTATTTCGCCGGCGACCAGCAGACATTGCTGCAAAACGGTAACCATACTAAGCCTAAACACGTTCCTGGAACGCCGTATTGGGTTATCACGAATACCAACACAGATCGCAAACGCAGCATGATTGAACACATCATGCAGTTGATGCAGTTCCCACAAGAACTGACCGACAAAGTCTGCGGTACCCTCTAATTTCAGCGTAAGGGAGATGCACACGTGGCTAAAAACCCTCGTG
This window contains:
- a CDS encoding methyl-accepting chemotaxis protein, whose amino-acid sequence is MQFLKNITIRTAMLVILGTFSVMWAGVAIYTVTSLNSLTRNAEINVALVNDLTLIHKGSDQYFRTQTRLTRAMSALQNDPNQKPELFDGAKLALTNMTDALAAFKKSPHPGLDDAVVQQLITDWTNLAEQGATPLFNAASSKNAEAYKQISTVNVVPYSVKFGASVEKANALIAEALKRTEAQSAYLTQMSKIILLVAFALGMVILFITDRYLVWGLVKPLNKIRDQFAVIARGDLTHNLEEFGKNCAGKLIPLLNVMQNSLINTVQTIRNCTNSIYQGASEISAGNNDLSSRTEQQASALEETAASMEQLTATVKHNADNAHHASQLVVEASATARKGGTIVADVVSTMKDISGSSKKIAEITAVINSIAFQTNILALNAAVEAARAGEQGRGFAVVASEVRNLAQRSAQAAKEIEQLISESVSRVDNGSKLVEQAGNTMDDVVRSITHVTDIMAEIASASDEQSKGISQVAVAVTQMDSVTQQNAALVEEASQAAVSLEEQAALLNNAVATFKLRDSVTRVGQHQVASQRAPLLRPDLGASAAKSSENWETF
- the ybfE gene encoding LexA regulated protein, with protein sequence MAKEQLDRTTLDLFADDRRPGRPKTNPLSRDEQLRINKRNQLRRDKASGLRRVELKINAEAVDTLNKLAEERNISRSELIEEMLLAHLNHHES
- the ybfF gene encoding esterase gives rise to the protein MNFTMKLHYRLQESAQPENQTLPVLLIHGLFGTLDNLGVLARDLKQQHQVLQVDMRNHGQSGRSDDMSYAAMAQDLLDTMDDVGFEKALVIGHSMGGKAAMAMTALAPERIEKLVAIDIAPVDYDTRRHDEIFAAVNAVSDTKAGDRQSAAECMRQYIEEEGVIQFLLKSFQQGEWRFNVPVLMAEYAKIIGWENIPAWNHPALFIRGGLSPYVQDKYRDAIASQFPQARAHVVAGTGHWVHAEKPDAVLRAVHRFIDEA
- the seqA gene encoding replication initiation negative regulator SeqA, with translation MKTIEVDEELYRYIASHTQHIGESASDILRRMLKFSAGQEAKTPPANAGAQVAAATAAEKTPVVAANTARDKVRAVRELLLSDDYAEQTKAVNRFMLILTTLYCLNPKEFAAATDSLHGRTRTYFAGDQQTLLQNGNHTKPKHVPGTPYWVITNTNTDRKRSMIEHIMQLMQFPQELTDKVCGTL